In Pan troglodytes isolate AG18354 chromosome 21, NHGRI_mPanTro3-v2.0_pri, whole genome shotgun sequence, one genomic interval encodes:
- the LOC107970028 gene encoding large ribosomal subunit protein uL11-like: MTEKQGWLLSSSSKEAKVQLFSVVLNRIHLTQAASTMLLKFDPNEIRVIYLRCTGGEVDAMSALAPRVRPLGLSPKKVDDDIAKATSDWKGLRITVKLTIQNRQAQIEVVPSASALIIKALKEPPIDRKKQKNIKHSGNITFDEIVNTARQMQDPSSARELSGTIKELLGTDYCPVCVCNVDGHHPHDIMDGINSAVVECPTS; the protein is encoded by the coding sequence ATGACAGAAAAACAAGGCTGGCTTTTGTCTTCCAGCTCAAAGGAGGCCAAGGTGCAACTTTTTTCAGTCGTCCTGAATCGGATTCATCTGACACAAGCTGCCTCCACCATGCTGCTGAAGTTTGACCCCAATGAGATTAGAGTCATATACCTGAGGTGCACCGGGGGTGAAGTCGATGCCATGTCTGCACTGGCTCCCAGGGTAAGACCCCTGGGTCTGTCTCCCAAAAAGGTTGATGATGACATTGCCAAGGCAACTAGTGACTGGAAGGGTCTAAGGATTACAGTGAAACTGACCATTCAGAACAGACAGGCCCAGATTGAGGTGGTACCTTCTGCCTCTGCCCTAATCATCAAAGCCCTCAAGGAACCACCAAtagacagaaagaaacagaaaaacattaaacACAGTGGAAATATCACTTTTGATGAGATTGTCAACACTGCTCGACAGATGCAGGACCCATCTTCAGCCAGAGAACTCTCTGGAACTATTAAAGAGCTCCTGGGGACTGACTACTGCCCAGTCTGTGTCTGCAATGTTGATGGCCACCACCCTCATGACATCATGGATGGCATCAACAGTGCTGTGGTGGAATGCCCAACTAGTTAA